In Lacrimispora indolis DSM 755, a genomic segment contains:
- a CDS encoding ROK family transcriptional regulator translates to MGYTGINLENVKVSNRSAILKLLNDHGAMSRKDIAMELGLTPATVTLICTDLIAAGILLEKGEMAEEKRAGRKKVSIDINYRYKYVLSVSIEAPETCIAISDLKGCLKGLKKIKTETSLEPQAFLKKIADESKHFMWEQGVSRDAVLGAGLSIPGPVKRDTGVSLHAYRIWNEAVPVGEYMKMYLNLPVVVDNNVKAFAEGELIYGTGKKQENLLFIKWGPGVGSAIIIQNKIYDSQNSKTAEIGHYIVEPGGLPCRCGRRGCLETHVATHAIADRVRRACTRETMPGLYAFVEGDVDRIEVRNMEQWIEVDDPGLQKIIDDIVERLARTVVNTITLLAPDKVIIYGFMFEMDNIQKRFLNFCTYYDPLYNGSYILKSELSDRIGYIGPLAIAVNELFLGT, encoded by the coding sequence ATGGGCTATACGGGAATTAATCTGGAAAATGTTAAAGTGAGCAACCGCAGCGCCATATTAAAACTCCTTAATGACCACGGAGCCATGTCAAGGAAGGATATTGCCATGGAGCTGGGCCTGACTCCGGCTACCGTTACCTTGATCTGCACAGACTTAATTGCCGCCGGAATTCTGCTGGAAAAGGGTGAGATGGCTGAGGAGAAGCGCGCAGGCAGGAAAAAGGTATCGATTGATATCAATTACCGGTACAAATATGTGCTTTCTGTCAGCATTGAGGCACCGGAAACCTGCATCGCCATCAGCGATTTAAAGGGGTGTCTTAAGGGATTGAAAAAGATTAAGACAGAGACTTCTCTGGAGCCTCAGGCATTTTTAAAGAAGATCGCTGACGAAAGCAAGCATTTTATGTGGGAGCAGGGGGTATCCAGGGATGCTGTCTTAGGTGCAGGCTTATCAATTCCCGGACCTGTGAAAAGGGATACAGGGGTGAGTCTCCATGCGTACCGCATATGGAACGAGGCAGTGCCGGTGGGGGAATATATGAAAATGTATTTAAACCTTCCTGTGGTGGTGGATAATAATGTAAAGGCTTTTGCAGAAGGGGAACTCATATACGGCACAGGTAAAAAGCAGGAGAACCTTCTGTTTATTAAATGGGGGCCAGGCGTAGGATCTGCCATTATCATACAGAACAAGATTTACGACAGCCAGAACTCCAAGACAGCGGAGATCGGCCATTACATTGTGGAACCGGGAGGTCTGCCCTGCCGCTGCGGCAGACGGGGCTGCTTAGAAACCCATGTCGCCACCCATGCCATTGCTGACCGGGTAAGGCGGGCCTGCACCAGAGAGACCATGCCCGGGCTGTATGCATTTGTGGAGGGTGATGTGGACAGGATAGAGGTAAGGAACATGGAACAGTGGATTGAAGTAGATGATCCGGGACTCCAGAAGATCATTGACGACATTGTGGAGCGTCTGGCACGTACCGTGGTGAATACCATCACTTTACTGGCACCGGATAAGGTCATTATCTATGGATTCATGTTTGAAATGGATAATATCCAGAAACGTTTCCTGAACTTCTGTACCTACTACGATCCCCTGTATAATGGAAGTTATATCCTGAAGTCGGAACTGAGCGACAGAATTGGATATATCGGTCCTCTGGCAATTGCGGTAAATGAGCTGTTTTTGGGAACATGA
- a CDS encoding alpha-mannosidase, with amino-acid sequence MMLAAERDKRINIWIEELKNHLFDMLDEVAFTGFTTKQHFTYEEAIKQEFYPMPQGTSWGGKWEYGWFQTEIVMPREAEGKRIFLHPEVGGEMLVWVNGVTAGSKDLKHDGITLTRCAKAGERFFVVAESYAGHGPRLEKGGPCPPWRTAVPEPPAFQVKTGTSDFGIWNEDAFQLLMDAVTLYKLSQGLDPKSLRAMKVNQGLLEFTFLADFELDREARDESFRKARKRLAPLLSCVNGSTAPEFTIFGQSHLDLAWLWPWEETKRKCARTLSTQIALSDEYEDYKFLLCEPPIMENVKENYPELYGRLLQKVEDGAFIPEGGMYVESDTNLVSGESLIRQCLYGRKWFLEELGKESVLVWLPDCFGFNGQLPQIMKGCGIRYFATQKVSRALKGCDLFPYNNFWWEGIDGTRILTHFYKENNARLDPLDLITRWQEDRVQQENIDSFLYPFGFGDGGGGATREMAETARRVKDLEGAPRTSMEGPVRFFQRLEEEGSVTEVYRGELYLPWHRGTYTSQAWIKKENRLTERRLREAELLNSIACFTENGENRREELESLWKVLLFHQFHDIIPGTSIARVYEDTREALKSTGEKALGFYEEARKQITGSEADGILLFNSLSWEREELAEIPAREEERLVRSGRFPVTQKIGDRLLIPVKVPSCGYTDLVGRDQAVYTGISEEKVCRIYEQDGWFVLENGLVKIIVDDLGQVRSALDQETKIEYVDGIANRFFLYQDINVDYDAWEMSSFYKNVPAEPGNRAELAIEETGPLKVVLLVKRMIHQSSLIQRITLSYNSRRIDFVTAIDWQETHKLLKTAFPVTIRTEEAFEEIQFGYIKRPTHQNRRYDADRYEVCNHRYTAMTEPGRTAAVLNDSKYGISTNGNSMELTLLKAPVWPDMNADKGIQEFTYSFYIESRNFTESGVVREGMQLNCPLAFWGKGIGEKEFFRISEENVILETVKMAEDGENHMILRFYEAIGKHTSCRAAAGFKISSVWETAMEEELKGSESVPVNLLENSSEMLLHFAPFEIKTLRLVP; translated from the coding sequence ATGATGCTTGCAGCAGAACGGGACAAACGGATAAATATATGGATCGAGGAATTGAAAAACCATTTGTTTGACATGCTTGATGAGGTGGCTTTTACCGGCTTTACGACAAAACAGCATTTTACTTATGAAGAAGCAATAAAGCAGGAGTTTTATCCCATGCCCCAAGGGACTTCCTGGGGAGGTAAATGGGAATACGGCTGGTTTCAGACAGAAATCGTCATGCCCAGAGAGGCGGAGGGAAAGCGGATTTTCCTACACCCTGAGGTGGGTGGGGAAATGCTGGTCTGGGTGAATGGAGTAACGGCAGGTTCAAAAGATTTAAAGCACGACGGAATTACACTGACCCGCTGCGCAAAAGCAGGTGAGCGTTTTTTTGTGGTAGCAGAAAGCTATGCAGGGCACGGTCCAAGGCTGGAAAAAGGCGGGCCATGCCCTCCCTGGCGCACAGCTGTTCCCGAACCTCCAGCCTTTCAGGTGAAGACAGGCACTTCGGATTTCGGTATCTGGAATGAAGACGCATTTCAGCTTCTCATGGATGCAGTTACCCTTTACAAGCTTTCCCAAGGACTTGATCCCAAGTCTTTAAGAGCTATGAAAGTAAATCAGGGACTTTTGGAATTTACTTTTCTGGCAGATTTTGAGCTGGACCGGGAGGCACGGGATGAATCCTTTCGTAAGGCAAGAAAAAGACTGGCACCGCTGCTTTCCTGTGTCAATGGGTCAACCGCACCGGAGTTTACCATATTTGGACAGTCTCATCTGGATCTGGCCTGGCTCTGGCCCTGGGAGGAAACAAAGCGCAAATGTGCCAGAACCCTGTCTACACAGATTGCCTTGTCCGATGAATATGAAGATTACAAATTCCTGTTATGTGAACCTCCCATTATGGAAAATGTGAAAGAAAACTATCCGGAGTTGTACGGACGCCTTCTTCAGAAGGTTGAGGACGGAGCTTTTATACCGGAAGGCGGGATGTATGTGGAATCGGATACCAATCTGGTATCCGGAGAGAGTCTGATCCGTCAGTGCCTTTACGGAAGAAAGTGGTTTTTGGAAGAGCTGGGAAAAGAAAGTGTTTTGGTTTGGCTTCCTGATTGCTTTGGGTTTAACGGACAGCTGCCTCAGATCATGAAAGGCTGCGGAATCCGTTACTTTGCTACTCAGAAGGTTTCCAGGGCATTAAAGGGCTGCGATTTATTTCCTTATAACAATTTCTGGTGGGAAGGTATTGACGGTACCAGGATTCTCACTCATTTTTATAAAGAGAATAACGCCCGGCTGGATCCCCTTGATTTGATCACAAGATGGCAGGAGGACCGGGTCCAGCAGGAGAATATTGATTCCTTTCTCTATCCTTTCGGATTCGGAGACGGCGGGGGCGGTGCCACCAGAGAGATGGCGGAAACAGCACGGCGTGTAAAGGATTTGGAAGGGGCACCCCGTACCAGTATGGAAGGTCCTGTGAGATTTTTTCAACGGCTGGAAGAGGAAGGCTCTGTAACAGAGGTTTACAGAGGGGAACTTTATCTGCCCTGGCATAGGGGAACCTACACCTCCCAGGCGTGGATCAAGAAAGAAAACCGGCTGACGGAACGGAGGCTCCGGGAAGCAGAACTTTTAAATTCCATTGCATGCTTCACAGAAAACGGAGAAAACCGGAGGGAAGAGCTGGAATCCTTATGGAAAGTGCTGCTTTTTCACCAGTTTCACGACATCATTCCCGGAACCTCCATTGCCAGGGTATATGAGGATACCAGGGAAGCGTTAAAATCCACCGGAGAAAAAGCGCTTGGCTTTTATGAAGAAGCAAGAAAGCAGATTACAGGATCAGAGGCTGACGGTATCCTATTATTCAATTCTTTATCCTGGGAGCGGGAGGAACTGGCGGAGATTCCGGCCAGAGAGGAAGAACGTCTGGTCCGGAGCGGAAGGTTCCCTGTGACCCAGAAAATCGGAGACAGGCTGCTGATTCCTGTGAAGGTTCCCTCCTGCGGATATACCGATCTTGTTGGGCGGGATCAAGCTGTTTATACCGGAATTTCAGAAGAAAAGGTATGCCGGATCTATGAGCAAGACGGTTGGTTTGTGCTGGAAAACGGATTGGTCAAGATAATAGTTGACGATCTTGGTCAGGTAAGGAGTGCCTTGGATCAGGAAACAAAAATCGAATATGTGGATGGGATAGCAAACCGGTTTTTCTTATACCAGGATATTAATGTGGATTATGATGCCTGGGAAATGAGTTCCTTCTATAAAAATGTGCCGGCAGAGCCGGGAAACAGGGCGGAGCTCGCCATAGAGGAGACAGGACCGCTTAAAGTGGTGCTTCTGGTAAAGAGGATGATTCACCAGTCCTCTCTGATTCAGAGAATCACATTATCCTATAACAGCAGGCGGATTGATTTTGTTACGGCCATTGACTGGCAGGAAACGCATAAACTGCTGAAGACTGCTTTCCCGGTTACGATCCGGACGGAAGAAGCCTTTGAAGAAATCCAGTTTGGGTATATCAAACGCCCGACCCATCAGAACCGACGTTACGATGCAGACCGCTATGAGGTCTGTAATCACCGGTATACTGCAATGACGGAACCGGGAAGGACAGCGGCAGTGCTTAATGATTCCAAATATGGAATCAGCACCAATGGAAATTCCATGGAACTGACACTGTTAAAAGCTCCTGTATGGCCGGATATGAATGCGGATAAAGGAATACAGGAATTTACGTATTCTTTCTATATAGAAAGCAGGAACTTTACAGAAAGCGGAGTTGTGCGGGAAGGAATGCAGTTAAACTGCCCCCTGGCATTTTGGGGAAAGGGTATCGGAGAAAAAGAATTTTTCCGGATATCAGAAGAAAATGTGATTCTGGAGACTGTGAAGATGGCAGAAGACGGCGAAAATCATATGATTTTAAGATTCTATGAAGCCATTGGAAAACATACCTCCTGCCGGGCGGCAGCCGGTTTTAAAATCAGCAGCGTGTGGGAAACTGCCATGGAGGAGGAGTTGAAGGGAAGTGAGTCTGTTCCGGTGAACTTGCTTGAAAATAGCAGTGAAATGCTCTTACATTTTGCGCCTTTTGAGATTAAGACCCTTCGGCTGGTTCCATAA
- a CDS encoding HAD family hydrolase: MTKKLIIFTDSGDTIIDEETEIRDENGIVIHAELIPGAEETLKALYDSGYIIAMVADGEEQSFTNVYEENGLGYCFHTRTISQIVGFQKPSRLMFQDAMEKNHLTEEDKKRVVMIGNNVKKDIAGANRFGITSILIDWSPRYDMTPADEWERPDYTVHEPKELLALAERLEAELTKDGNV; encoded by the coding sequence ATGACAAAAAAGTTAATCATTTTTACAGACAGCGGAGATACAATCATTGACGAAGAAACCGAAATACGCGATGAAAACGGTATTGTAATCCACGCGGAGTTGATACCCGGTGCAGAGGAGACCTTAAAAGCTCTTTACGATTCCGGTTATATCATTGCCATGGTGGCGGATGGAGAAGAACAGTCCTTCACCAATGTTTATGAAGAAAACGGTCTTGGTTATTGTTTCCACACCAGAACAATTTCTCAGATAGTAGGGTTCCAGAAACCTTCCAGGCTGATGTTTCAGGATGCCATGGAGAAGAACCATCTTACAGAAGAAGACAAAAAAAGGGTGGTTATGATCGGTAACAATGTGAAAAAGGATATTGCAGGAGCCAACCGTTTTGGAATTACTTCCATTCTCATTGACTGGTCTCCACGCTATGATATGACTCCGGCTGATGAATGGGAAAGGCCGGACTATACCGTCCATGAACCGAAAGAGCTTCTGGCTCTGGCAGAAAGACTGGAGGCAGAGCTTACAAAAGACGGAAATGTATAG
- a CDS encoding ABC transporter permease, translating to MMKGKTTKERLRKIPFKVYFRNTWQLYFMLLIPVIYMLLFRYKPMIGGVIAFKKFNVFAGIWNSPWVGLANFKEAFGSKDFWNALKNTLILNAGDLIIGFPIPVFIAVFLFEIRNIHIRKATQTILYLPHFLSWVIIAGIITQLFSASGLVNDLIRKAGFTEVNFLSSPFIWRFVYWFSGVWQSAGYSLIIYLAALTATDPSLGEAAYIDGATRLQRIAHVTIPQIRPTISIMLIMQLGKIVSIDFDRPYMMGNTLVKSASDVISTYVYNVGLQAGRFDFATAVGLFQSVVGIILILSVNKVSKKMGEEGIM from the coding sequence ATGATGAAAGGAAAAACAACAAAGGAAAGGCTGCGTAAGATCCCGTTTAAGGTGTATTTCCGCAATACCTGGCAGCTTTATTTCATGCTTCTGATTCCGGTGATTTATATGCTCCTGTTCCGTTATAAGCCAATGATCGGAGGAGTAATTGCTTTTAAGAAATTTAATGTATTTGCCGGCATCTGGAACAGTCCATGGGTTGGACTTGCAAACTTTAAGGAAGCCTTTGGATCAAAGGATTTCTGGAATGCATTGAAAAATACGCTGATTTTAAATGCAGGTGATTTGATTATCGGATTTCCCATTCCGGTATTTATTGCGGTTTTCCTGTTTGAAATAAGAAACATACATATCAGAAAAGCAACTCAGACAATTTTGTATCTTCCTCATTTTCTTTCCTGGGTCATTATTGCCGGTATTATTACGCAGCTGTTTTCAGCCAGTGGTCTTGTCAATGATCTGATCCGGAAAGCAGGATTTACAGAGGTGAACTTCTTAAGCTCTCCCTTTATCTGGCGCTTTGTGTACTGGTTTTCAGGTGTCTGGCAGTCAGCTGGCTACTCCCTGATCATTTATCTGGCAGCCCTGACAGCCACGGATCCGTCTTTGGGAGAAGCAGCGTATATTGACGGTGCAACAAGGCTTCAGAGAATCGCTCATGTTACCATACCCCAGATCAGGCCAACGATTTCCATTATGCTCATCATGCAGCTTGGAAAAATCGTATCAATTGATTTCGACCGCCCTTATATGATGGGAAATACTCTGGTAAAAAGTGCTTCAGATGTTATCAGTACCTACGTTTATAACGTTGGCCTTCAGGCAGGACGATTTGATTTTGCCACAGCAGTTGGTTTGTTCCAGTCAGTGGTGGGAATTATCCTGATTCTTTCGGTTAATAAAGTTTCCAAAAAAATGGGAGAGGAGGGAATTATGTAA
- a CDS encoding carbohydrate ABC transporter permease, translated as MGELKSKTECRFQLFWNTFFVAVSIIALIPIIRVISMSLSSKDAILGGKVFLYPVQFTTEAYVRAFRSGSFASSFIYSVFLMLGSTAICIIMTIMAAYPLSKKNLKGGTIIMTLFVVTMYLDPGIIPKYLNVKDFKMIDTVWALLIPEALSAYNMIIMCTAFKGVDSSLYEAAKIDGCNEIQTLFRVAIPLVYPTLATLALFYAVGRWNRLSDVLYYVNTSKLYTVQMVLKQLIESVKISQEEGITSQLVADNIKSASIAISMTPMIIAYPFIQKYFTKGIMLGAVKG; from the coding sequence ATGGGAGAATTAAAGAGCAAGACAGAATGCAGGTTTCAGCTTTTCTGGAATACTTTTTTTGTGGCAGTCAGCATTATCGCACTGATCCCCATCATCCGTGTTATATCCATGTCCCTCAGCTCCAAGGATGCGATTCTGGGCGGAAAGGTTTTTCTGTATCCGGTACAGTTTACAACGGAAGCTTACGTCAGGGCATTCCGAAGCGGAAGCTTTGCATCTTCTTTTATCTATTCCGTTTTCCTCATGCTGGGATCTACGGCAATATGCATTATCATGACAATTATGGCGGCATACCCGCTTTCAAAAAAGAATTTAAAGGGCGGAACAATCATTATGACCCTGTTTGTTGTGACCATGTATCTGGATCCGGGAATTATCCCCAAATATTTAAATGTCAAGGATTTTAAGATGATTGATACCGTGTGGGCTCTGCTTATTCCGGAGGCACTCAGCGCGTATAATATGATCATTATGTGCACTGCTTTTAAAGGAGTGGACTCCTCGCTTTATGAAGCGGCAAAGATTGATGGCTGCAATGAAATTCAGACCTTGTTCAGAGTGGCCATTCCTTTGGTTTACCCCACATTGGCCACACTTGCCCTGTTTTATGCAGTAGGCAGATGGAACCGGTTAAGTGATGTTCTTTACTATGTAAACACTTCTAAGCTGTATACGGTTCAAATGGTATTAAAACAGCTGATCGAATCAGTTAAAATATCCCAGGAAGAGGGAATTACATCACAGCTGGTTGCTGATAACATTAAATCGGCCAGCATTGCGATTTCCATGACACCAATGATTATTGCCTATCCGTTTATACAAAAGTATTTTACAAAGGGAATTATGCTTGGTGCGGTAAAAGGATGA
- a CDS encoding extracellular solute-binding protein yields the protein MKKVRLLKSCMAVFAAAALVTGCSSGAGKETTKAAGAAETKTEAGAAADKGEEVTIKVMVWDRGDAAPGTTVENNTQTEWIKQQMKEMYNINVEYVSVPRSSSDDKLNIMMSGGSAPDIVFTYSQSIFYNFAQNGGLADLTQAYEAYGSDIKKFVSDAQNMGQLDGKQFAIMKQRGVESPRHTAYIRQDWLDELGMEIPKTKEELTEYLQAVKDKNPGGVNQVIPWAMSGRNDTEKGYLNFVGSYVNLESDKDAYVYSEGYMAVAPGAVDGIRKLNELYNKGLITKDFATDTTEDIYKSSVTAGNAGFFLDDTERPWDYITILNQSTGGRTFVPVQCFELADGSYRTPFEYRYGMFVMVPKSSEKKVDACMKYLNWQADPEVAENIVYTAEHKRDENGIPIKLSSEELSGKGYPGTCDDLNIVNLSMEWTKSKEAIVSKWINDQSVDWETPEWFSNFYDVRSEGKFRFPVYSNISQAEADYGQNVVNMMIEYVYKLVSCSPDQFDSMQQTEYNNLVNAGLQKILDARAEYYDSIK from the coding sequence ATGAAAAAAGTAAGATTATTGAAAAGCTGTATGGCAGTTTTTGCAGCAGCAGCCCTGGTAACCGGATGCAGTTCCGGTGCAGGAAAGGAAACAACGAAAGCAGCAGGCGCTGCAGAAACAAAAACTGAGGCAGGAGCTGCCGCAGATAAAGGAGAGGAAGTAACTATTAAGGTTATGGTTTGGGACAGAGGTGATGCGGCTCCTGGAACAACGGTAGAAAACAACACCCAGACGGAATGGATCAAACAGCAGATGAAGGAAATGTACAATATCAATGTGGAATACGTTTCCGTTCCAAGATCCTCTTCTGATGATAAGCTGAACATCATGATGTCCGGCGGAAGCGCTCCTGATATTGTGTTTACATACAGTCAGAGCATTTTTTATAACTTTGCACAAAATGGCGGCCTGGCTGATTTGACACAGGCGTATGAAGCCTATGGATCTGATATTAAAAAATTTGTATCCGATGCACAGAACATGGGACAGCTTGATGGAAAACAGTTTGCAATCATGAAGCAAAGAGGCGTGGAATCTCCTCGTCATACTGCGTATATCCGACAGGACTGGCTGGATGAACTGGGAATGGAAATACCAAAGACAAAAGAGGAATTGACTGAGTACTTACAGGCGGTAAAAGATAAGAATCCAGGCGGAGTTAATCAGGTAATTCCGTGGGCAATGAGCGGACGCAATGATACAGAAAAGGGTTATTTAAATTTTGTGGGATCTTATGTAAACCTTGAAAGCGACAAGGATGCTTATGTTTACAGTGAGGGTTATATGGCAGTTGCTCCAGGTGCCGTTGATGGGATCAGGAAATTAAACGAACTTTACAACAAGGGACTCATTACAAAAGATTTTGCTACCGATACAACGGAGGATATTTATAAGTCTTCCGTAACAGCGGGAAATGCAGGATTCTTTTTAGATGACACAGAGCGTCCATGGGATTACATTACCATCTTAAACCAGAGCACAGGCGGAAGAACCTTTGTTCCGGTACAGTGCTTTGAACTGGCTGACGGTTCCTACCGCACACCTTTTGAATATAGATACGGTATGTTCGTAATGGTTCCGAAGTCAAGCGAGAAAAAAGTAGATGCTTGTATGAAGTATCTAAATTGGCAGGCAGATCCGGAGGTTGCTGAGAATATTGTTTACACAGCAGAGCATAAGAGAGACGAAAATGGAATACCCATCAAATTATCCAGCGAAGAACTGTCCGGCAAAGGATATCCGGGAACCTGTGATGACTTAAATATTGTAAACCTTTCTATGGAATGGACCAAGAGCAAAGAGGCTATCGTATCCAAATGGATAAACGATCAGTCCGTAGACTGGGAAACTCCGGAGTGGTTCTCCAACTTCTATGATGTGCGTTCTGAAGGCAAATTCCGCTTCCCTGTATACTCTAATATTTCACAGGCAGAGGCAGATTATGGACAGAATGTGGTAAACATGATGATTGAATATGTTTACAAGCTGGTAAGCTGCTCACCGGATCAGTTTGACAGCATGCAGCAGACAGAATACAACAACCTTGTAAATGCAGGGCTGCAGAAAATTCTTGACGCAAGAGCAGAATATTATGACAGCATAAAGTAA
- a CDS encoding helix-turn-helix transcriptional regulator, producing MTNPDDTLLYKKKHNITINDIQQSLYYYFDYDERSFDINMPFQHFHSFYEIMILISPQACHLVEGIPYSIRTGDLVLLRPSVLHRTEYQKGAPSKRLVIGFLYPPELWGMPETYEKIFEPFYSPLPIYRFPSKQQQLINEKLNRIYRYSFQDEEPELKSLIIHGMFVEFLYTIRQLAPSTIYTNEPLKDEASKKIYTIANYIHNHYSNELTLDSLSREFYISPYYLSHQFKDVTGYTLTQYIQMTRIRNVQYLLINTKKKISELAEECGFTSFSQFNRIFQKYCSQSPSEFRKDGGQNSLPTIF from the coding sequence ATGACAAATCCAGATGATACACTGCTTTATAAGAAAAAACATAATATTACCATAAACGATATCCAGCAATCACTTTATTATTATTTTGACTATGACGAACGTTCCTTTGATATCAACATGCCATTCCAGCATTTTCATTCATTTTATGAAATTATGATATTAATCAGTCCCCAGGCCTGCCATCTGGTAGAGGGCATTCCTTACTCCATCCGTACCGGGGACTTAGTTCTTCTGCGCCCATCAGTTCTGCACCGGACGGAATATCAGAAAGGGGCTCCCAGCAAACGGCTTGTCATCGGCTTTTTATACCCTCCGGAACTCTGGGGAATGCCGGAAACTTATGAAAAGATTTTCGAACCATTTTATTCCCCTCTTCCCATATACCGTTTCCCCTCCAAACAGCAGCAGCTGATCAACGAAAAACTGAACCGGATTTACCGCTACTCCTTCCAGGATGAGGAACCGGAATTAAAATCCCTGATTATTCACGGAATGTTTGTGGAGTTTCTTTATACAATAAGACAGCTGGCACCTTCTACCATCTACACCAATGAACCATTAAAGGATGAAGCATCCAAAAAGATATACACCATTGCCAATTACATTCATAATCATTATTCGAATGAATTGACTCTGGACTCCCTTTCCAGGGAATTTTATATCAGTCCTTATTATCTGTCCCATCAGTTTAAAGATGTAACAGGCTACACTCTCACCCAATACATTCAGATGACACGGATCCGAAACGTACAATACCTGCTTATAAACACCAAAAAGAAGATTTCTGAACTGGCGGAAGAATGCGGCTTTACCAGCTTCTCTCAATTTAACCGCATATTTCAGAAATATTGCAGCCAGTCTCCATCTGAATTCCGGAAAGACGGAGGCCAGAACAGCCTTCCAACCATTTTTTAA
- the bglB gene encoding beta-galactosidase BglB has product MEKIKEKIDLLVSSFEEILYDEDDIFLKNMEKNNLSGDNAERYRYWEWTQGVGLYGLWKIYEETGEKEFLKKLEKYYERQLTIGLPSRNINTTAPLLALSYLAEKNGNKTYMKICRDWAQWLVEELPRTEEGGFQHLTSDTLNQQELWDDTLFMAVLFLARMGVLLDNKKWTDEAEYQFLLHAKYLADRKTGLWYHGWTFHGRHNFSGAFWGRGNSWITMGIPELFGIIPCSNAVKHYLTEALKKQIEVLVSYQNESGMWHTIIDDSTSYVEASATCGFGYGILKAVHLGLVDPSYEASARKALLPVLQCIDEEGVVHQVSYGTPMGRESVQFYKDIELRPMPYGQAMAMLFLLEASK; this is encoded by the coding sequence ATGGAGAAAATAAAAGAAAAAATTGATTTGCTGGTTTCAAGCTTTGAAGAAATTCTGTATGATGAAGATGATATCTTTTTAAAAAATATGGAAAAAAATAATCTGTCCGGAGACAATGCAGAGCGGTACCGGTACTGGGAATGGACCCAGGGAGTAGGACTGTACGGTTTATGGAAAATATATGAAGAAACCGGAGAAAAAGAGTTTTTAAAGAAACTGGAAAAGTATTATGAAAGACAGCTGACCATTGGTTTGCCTTCACGCAATATTAATACAACAGCTCCACTTCTGGCTTTGTCCTATCTGGCAGAAAAAAATGGCAATAAAACCTACATGAAGATCTGCAGGGACTGGGCGCAATGGCTGGTAGAAGAGCTTCCAAGGACAGAAGAGGGCGGATTCCAACATCTTACCTCCGATACTTTAAACCAGCAGGAATTGTGGGATGATACATTGTTTATGGCCGTTTTATTCCTGGCCCGCATGGGAGTTCTGCTGGATAATAAAAAATGGACCGATGAAGCGGAATACCAGTTTCTCCTTCATGCAAAATATCTGGCTGACAGAAAAACCGGTCTCTGGTATCATGGCTGGACCTTTCATGGCCGCCATAATTTCTCAGGCGCATTTTGGGGAAGAGGAAACAGCTGGATCACTATGGGAATTCCGGAATTATTCGGCATCATTCCATGCAGCAATGCTGTAAAACATTATCTGACAGAGGCGCTGAAAAAACAAATTGAGGTATTGGTTTCTTATCAGAATGAAAGCGGTATGTGGCATACGATAATCGATGACAGTACCTCATACGTGGAGGCAAGTGCAACCTGCGGGTTTGGTTATGGAATATTAAAAGCAGTTCATTTGGGACTAGTTGATCCATCTTATGAAGCAAGTGCCAGAAAGGCTCTTTTACCTGTTCTCCAGTGCATTGATGAAGAAGGTGTGGTGCATCAGGTATCTTACGGAACGCCCATGGGAAGAGAAAGCGTACAGTTTTATAAAGACATTGAATTACGCCCAATGCCATATGGACAGGCAATGGCAATGCTGTTTCTGTTGGAAGCATCAAAATAA